A genomic segment from Salvia splendens isolate huo1 chromosome 13, SspV2, whole genome shotgun sequence encodes:
- the LOC121760677 gene encoding zinc finger MYM-type protein 1-like — MEVILSGVTKFYKGIDEIISDDIIPKLGMEFETEVEAYDAYMKYAKRRLMDKFQKKRPRVSIGSSSANVEQEPQQLENHVVVENNPDEIEIDKEKIKAVGLRDPIDSFDVNIRDRIRREYVAKGPCQPKGHDFPKKTYGKDKRGFRDVWYKDYIWLEYSTTTDAAYCFWCFLFKRGYLAPGDEAFVSGGFSNWKKANERFRAHVGSTGSAHHKARIEYENFVNQKQSVPYIVSRVGSKQEKEYRIRLTATLDVIRFLLNQGLAFRGHDETSTSSNRGNFLELLYWYSLRNDEVGQVVLKNAPGNNQMIAPSVQKDIVNACAFETTLEIMKELGDGLFSIMVDESRDCSVKEQMAIVIRYMNKNGEIIERFLALVHVKETSSRCLKMTIDFVFSKMELSLSRLRGQVYDGASNMRGEFNGLKALILKENPSAWYVHCFAHQLQLVCVAVCKTNRHVSDFFGYVSPIVTVCGSSCKRADKLRQIEYERMVERIEKGEITSGKGLNQETSLLRPGDTRWGSHYLTLTRLASMWPSIVIVLETVFEDGVDQETSGKSKGLLQKMESFDFVFLMMLMKHLLGMIDPLSCALQYRDQNILNAINLIVTVKEDLQAFRESGWDDFLQEVEAFCRANEIDVPNMDKIVPRRIRMKNDGQSITNYHYYRVEIFYQVVDLISQEMRNRFSESSTDLLECMACLDPRNHFSNFNVDKLVHLATLYPEDFSSMELNLLTKQLQSFVSDVRRDTRFSDVEDLGTLSKKMVETMKDKIFQLVYRLIKLVLLLPVATASVERVFSAMKFVKSELRNRMGDDWLNDSLTVYSEKEVFATIPNERILSRFQKMDTRRSQLSRIA, encoded by the exons ATGGAGGTGATCCTCAGTGGTGTGACAAAG TTCTACAAAG GTATTGATGAAATCATATCTGATGACATTATTCCGAAGCTAGGGATGGAGTTCGAAACAGAAGTTGAAGCATATGATGCTTATATGAAATATGCTAAG AGAAG GTTAATGGATAAATTTCAAAAGAAAAGACCTCGAGTTTCTATCGGTTCTTCAAGTGCTAATGTTGAGCAAGAACCACAACAATTGGAAAATCATGTGGTAGTTGAAAATAATCCGGACGAGATTGAAATTGATAAAGAGAAAATCAAAGCCGTCGGATTACGAGACCCTATAGATAGTTTTGATGTGAATATTCGTGATCGAATTCGTAGAGAATATGTTGCCAAAGGTCCTTGTCAACCAAAAGGCCATGACTTTCCAAAAAAAACATATGGGAAAGATAAGAGAGGTTTTAGGGATGTTTGGTATAAAGATTATATTTGGCTTGAATATAGTACGACAACAGATGCTGCGTATTGTTTTTGGTGTTTTCTTTTCAAGCGTGGTTATTTAGCTCCAGGAGATGAAGCATTTGTTAGTGGTGGTTTCTCTAATTGGAAGAAGGCTAATGAAAGATTTAGAGCTCATGTTGGATCAACGGGTAGTGCACACCACAAAGCTagaattgaatatgaaaattttgtaaATCAAAAGCAGAGTGTGCCTTATATCGTTAGTAGAGTTGGTTCAAAACAAGAGAAGGAATATAGGATTCGTTTGACTGCAACTCTTGATGTTATTCGATTCCTTTTGAATCAAGGTTTGGCTTTTAGAGGACATGATGAGACATCAACTTCTTCAAATAGGGGCAACTTTCTGGAGTTATTATATTGGTATAGTTTAAGGAATGATGAAGTTGGTCAAGTTGTATTGAAGAATGCTCCCGGAAATAATCAAATGATTGCTCCATCAGTTCAAAAAGATATCGTTAATGCGTGTGCATTTGAAACTACACTTGAAATAATGAAGGAACTTGGTGATGGATTATTTTCCATAATGGTTGATGAGTCTCGAGATTGCTCGGTGAAGGAGCAAATGGCTATTGTTATTAGATACATGAATAAAAATGGAGAGATAATAGAAAGATTTTTAGCCTTAGTTCATGTTAAAGAGACTTCATCAAGATGCTTGAAAATGACAATTGATTTTGTATTTTCTAAGATGGAATTATCTTTGTCAAGATTGAGGGGTCAGGTATATGATGGGGCTTCAAATATGAGGGGTGAATTTAATGGACTTAAAGCacttattttaaaagaaaatccaTCGGCATGGTATGTCCATTGTTTTGCCCATCAGCTTCAATTGGTATGTGTGGCGGTATGTAAGACAAATCGACATGTTTCTGATTTTTTCGGATATGTTAGCCCGATTGTTACAGTATGTGGATCTTCTTGCAAAAGGGCAGATAAACTCCGACAAATTGAATATGAAAGAATGGTTGAAAGGATTGAGAAAGGGGAAATCACTTCAGGTAAAGGTCTAAATCAAGAAACTTCTTTGCTTAGACCGGGTGACACTCGATGGGGATCTCATTATCTTACTTTAACTCGTCTTGCATCTATGTGGCCCTCGATAGTCATAGTACTTGAAACTGTATTCGAAGATGGGGTTGATCAAGAAACAAGTGGCAAATCTAAAGGGTTGCTTCAAAAGATGGAAAGCTTTGATTTTGTGTTTCTCATGATGTTGATGAAACATTTGTTGGGTATGATTGATCCACTATCTTGTGCGTTGCAATACAGAGatcaaaatattttgaatgCAATAAATTTGATAGTGACTGTGAAAGAGGACTTGCAAGCATTTCGAGAATCTGGATGGGATGATTTCTTGCAAGAAGTGGAAGCATTTTGCCGGGCAAATGAAATTGATGTTCCTAACATGGATAAAATTGTTCCAAGAAGAATTCGTATGAAGAATGATGGACAAAGTATtacaaactatcattattatcgtgttgaaattttttatcaG GTTGTTGATTTAATTAGCCAAGAAATGAGGAATCGTTTTTCTGAGTCCAGCACAGACCTACTCGAGTGTATGGCATGTCTTGATCCAAGAAATCATTTCTCCAATTTCAATGTCGATAAACTTGTTCATCTTGCCACCCTTTATCCGGAAGACTTTTCATCCATGGAGCTTAACTTGTTAACTAAACAACTTCAAAGTTTCGTGAGTGATGTAAGAAGAGATACACGTTTTTCAGATGTTGAAGATTTGGGAACTCTTTCAAAGAAGATGGTTGAAACGATGAAAGATAAGATTTTTCAATTGGTTTATCGATTGATAAAATTGGTCTTACTTTTACCAGTAGCTACAGCATCCGTTGAAAGAGTGTTTTCTGCAATGAAATTTGTGAAGTCAGAGCTGAGAAATAGGATGGGAGATGACTGGTTGAACGACAGTTTGACGGTATATAGCGAGAAGGAGGTGTTTGCAACTATTCCCAATGAAAGGATTTTGAGTCGTTTTCAGAAAATGGATACTCGAAGAAGCCAACTATCTCGCATAGCATAA
- the LOC121763022 gene encoding chloroplast envelope quinone oxidoreductase homolog, translated as MAGKLMRAVQYDSYGGGAAALKEVEVPVGRASKGEVLVKVEATTLNPIDWKLQKGALRPFMPKKFPYIPGTDVAGEVVEVGPGVENFKPGDKVIAGLNVGIGGGLAEYCVAKIDVTVPRPAEVSAAEGASLPIAGQTAHGALICAGLKFDGSGPQKNILITAASGGVGHMAVQLAKLGNAHVTATCGARNLDFVRSLGADEVLDYKTPEGAALKSPSGKKYDAVIQCASAIPWSVFEPNLSPDGKVIDLTPGLSTMWTFAMKKLTLSKKQLVPFITSPKAENLAYLAELVKQGKLKVVIDCKHPFSDVGAAWAKSIDGHATGKIAVEQ; from the exons ATGGCGGGGAAACTCATGCGCGCGGTCCAGTACGACAGCTACGGCGGCGGAGCTGCTGCTTTGAAG GAAGTAGAAGTTCCAGTTGGTAGGGCGAGTAAGGGTGAAGTCCTGGTGAAAGTGGAAGCCACAACCTTAAATCCTATTGATTGGAAACTTCAGAAAGGCGCGCTTCGTCCCTTCATGCCTAAGAAGTTTCCTTATATTCCTG GTACCGACGTAGCTGGAGAAGTTGTGGAGGTCGGCCCCGGAGTAGAAAACTTCAAACCTGGTGATAAAGTCATTGCTGGCTTGAATGTCGGT ATAGGAGGTGGTTTAGCAGAATACTGTGTGGCTAAGATAGATGTAACAGTTCCTAGGCCTGCTGAAGTATCAGCTGCTGAAGGAGCAAGCCTTCCTATCGCTGGCCAGACGGCTCACGGTGCCCTCATTTGTGCCGGGCTCAAGTTCGACGGCAGCGGTCCCCAGAAGAACATCCTCATCACTGCCGCCTCTGGTGGCGTCGGCCACATGGCAGTTCAGCTGGCAAAACTGGGGAACGCACACGTCACCGCTACGTGTGGAGCCCGCAACCTCGACTTTGTGAGGAGCCTCGGGGCGGACGAGGTGCTCGACTACAAGACCCCAGAGGGTGCGGCCCTCAAGAGCCCGTCGGGCAAGAAGTACGACGCGGTGATCCAGTGCGCGTCGGCCATCCCGTGGTCGGTGTTCGAGCCAAACCTGAGCCCGGATGGGAAGGTGATCGACCTCACGCCTGGGTTGAGTACCATGTGGACCTTCGCCATGAAGAAGCTCACGTTGTCGAAGAAACAGCTGGTTCCGTTCATCACATCCCCCAAGGCGGAGAACTTAGCCTACCTCGCGGAGTTGGTGAAGCAGGGGAAGCTGAAGGTGGTGATCGACTGCAAGCACCCGTTTAGCGACGTCGGAGCTGCGTGGGCAAAGAGCATTGACGGACACGCTACTGGAAAGATCGCCGTCGAGCAGTAG